The genomic window CAACGCGACCAACACGCTGAGCATGCCGAGCTGGACCCGCTACGACATCGGTGCCCGCTATCGCACCAAGGTCATGGGCAAGTCGGTGGTGTTCCGTGCCAACATCGAAAACCTGTTCAACTCGAACTACTGGCTCGTGAGCGGCACTTACGCTACTGTTGCGGCACCGCGCACGGTCTTCCTGTCCGCGCAGTTCGATTTCTGACCCAACACGACGAGGCCCTATGCACCCGCGCATTACCGTAGCTGCTGCCCTGCTTGCCCTGACCGGCGCCGCCCAGGCGCACCAGATCTGGATCGAACAGCCGGCCGGGCAGCCGGCCACCATCCGCTTCGGCGAATTCGGCGAGAACCTGCGCGAAGTCTCGCCGGGGCTGCTGGACAAGTTCGTGGCGCCCACGGCCACGCTGATCTCGGCCAGCGGCGAGAAAACCGCCACCGCCAGCAAGACCGGCAACGGCCTGCAACTGCCGTTCACGCTGGGCGAGCGCGACGCGCTGGTGGCCGAGGACGCCCGCTACCCGCTCTACACGGGCAAGCGCGCCGACAAGGAATTCACGAACCGCTACCATCCGGCCGCGCGCTGGGTGTCCGACTTCGCCGCCCAGCCGCCCCGGCTGACGCTGGATCTGGTGCCGGCCGGCCAGCCGGGCGCGTTCAAGGCGTACTACCAGGGCAAGCCGCTGCCCAAGGCCAAGGTCGCGCTGGTCACGCAGTCGGGCTGGGCCAAGGAAGGCCGCACCGACGAGCAGGGCCTGGTGACGTTCGACATGCCGTGGAAGGGCATGTACGTGGCCGAGCTGCAGCACAACGACCCGGCCGGCGGCGAGCGCCAGGGCACCAACGGCGTGGAGAAGTACACGGCGGCCAGCTACGTCACGTCGGTGACCTACGTGAAGCGCGACGGCATCGACCCGATCCCGGCCGGCCCGGCGGCCACGCCGAACAAGTAAGCCGCCCGGCCTGCTTTCGTCTGCCGCCAGCGGTTGGGTGTCTGGCTGCTGCGCGGTGTCGCGATGGGGAACGCCGGCCCTCTCCCCCACCCCTCTCCCGCGCGCGGGAGAGGGGAGCGCATAACCACGTCACGCGCCTTGCGGCAGCGCGCGTCCGTCTACCTGCCTGCTACCGTCCCTTCACCGTCTCCACCGCGTCCAGGATCACCTTCGCCACGTCGGCCGGGCGCGATTGCTGGGGGACGTGGCTGGTCGGCAGCGTGGTGACCTTGGCATCGATCCGCTTGGCCATCGCGCGCTCCAGGTCGGGCGGGATCATCCGGTCGTTGGCGCTGACGATGTACCACGACGGCCGGCTGGCCCACGCCGCCACGGTCGTTTTCTCGCCGAACGCCTTGGCCTGGATCGGCCCCTGCGTGGCTGCCATCACGCGCGCCTGCGCCGCGGGCACGTCCTGCGCAAAGTCGCTGGCCACGGCCTCGGGCGGCAGCGACAGGTAGCCGTCCTTGTCGGCCACGAGCTTGCCGATGCCCGGCGCGGGCGGAAATGCCTTGCCGGCTTCCTCGGTGGACTGCCCGGCCTCAGGCGCGAACGCGGCCACGTAGACCAGTGCCGATACCTTGTCGTTGGCGCCCGCCTCCGTAATGACCGTGCCGCCCCAGGAATGGCCCACCAGCACCACCTTGCCGGGCTGATTGTCGATCGCCCGGCGCGTGGCCGCCACGTCGCCCGCCAGCGATTCCAGCCCGTTCTGCACCGCCTGCACCTTCACGCCGCGCGCCTGCAGCAGCGGAATCACCTTGGCCCAGTCCGAGCCATCGGCAAACGCGCCGTGGACGATGACGACGGTGGGCGTCTGCGCCTTGTCGGCAGCCTGCGCCGCGGGCGCGGCCGAGACCGCCGACGCCACGCCCAGACCCAGGGCAGCCACCGCCAGCGATGCAATCGTTCGTTTCAACATGGGATCTCTCCAGATTCACTATTGGGTGAAGGCCGGCATGGAGCGCGCCTGCCACGCGACGGTCAATGCCGCGCACGCGGTAGCCACGGCGAGCATCGCCGCGGCCAGCGTCAGCCCCTGGAGCGCACCGGGCGGCAGCGACGAGAACGCGGCCCTCGCCATCTGCAACGCAATATTCCATTTCGACATGGGTGGCTCCTGCCTGACCGTGGTTTGGCGGCGCCCCGTGCGCCGGCCATGGAGCCTATTGGAAGGGATGGACGTATCGCGCCCGTGTGCCGCACCCGGCCGTTGCGTGTGCCGACGTATCGCCGGTCCGCGCGGATACAGAACGGTACAAACCGGGCGCCGCCACCGGCCGGCCAGACCTCAGATGCGCCGGGCCTGCGCGCGCAGCCCGGCAAAGACGCGCTCGGCCACGTCGGCGGGAAAGCCGGCGGGCAGTTCGCTGGCCGTGGCGTCGATGGCCGGCGCCACGGCGTCCTTCAGGCCGGCCAGGATGGCCTCGACCTCGTCGGCGGGCAGCCCCACCCGGCGCCCCTGCTCCAGCCAGTGCCGGCGCAGGATCTGCGCCACGCGATAGTGGTTCTGGCTGCCGCGTACCGCCATGGCCAGCCGCGCCTTCTGCGGAGCCAACTGGTTGGCGCCGCTGCCCATGATCGGATACGCGGAGAGCACGTCGTAGAGCGGCGTGGACCAGTAGCGGCCGCCGGGCCCGATCGACAGGCTGAAGTTCTTGGCATGGCCGTCCGTGGCGGCCAGCAGCCAGAACAGGATCTGCGCGGTGAAGAACTGCCGCCGGTCATGGCCCGGCGTCTCGGACCCGGCCAGCACCGCCATGATGTCGGCGATGCCCGGCCCGCCGTCGGCCTGGTACTTCGACAACGGCGACAGGCCCAGCGCCTGGCAGAAATCCTCCTGCGGCAGGCGGATGATCCAGCTCCCATCGGGTGCCAGCCGGCGGTCGAAGCGCGTCACGGCCAGCACCTTCTGGTCCTCGAACGTGGCGATGGCGCAATCGGCCACCGCCAGCCCGAAATGCCGCACCAGCCGCGCGCACAGCCATTCGTTCTCGACCGACGTGCGCATGTCGGCCCGCATGTTGCCCACCAGCCCCAGCGGCAGCTTGAGGATGTGCGTGGTTGGCGTGCTGCCGTGGGGCAGCAGCCAGCGGCCTTCGTGATACAGCAGCGCGGTCTTTTCCTGCGCGCCGGCGATCGACAGGCGCAGGTCGCTGTCGTCGTCGTGCTGGCCCATCGGCACACTTCGCGTGGCGTCGCGCAGCAGCCGAGCGATGGCGGCTTCGTCCAGCGGCGTGCCGTCGATGCTGCGCAGGTGCTCGGGCGCCGCATCGGCCGGCAGCAGTTGCAGCGCGCCGACGCAATCGCGGCCCAGCGCGGCCAGCAGCGCGAACGGCCCCGTGCCCTGCGTGCGGTGCCGCTGGGCCAGCCGGCGGCGGATGGCGTCGCTGTCGGGCAGCAGGTTGTCGAAATAGGCGGTCACCACCCGGCCACGGTACGGCAGCACGTCGGAGCGGAACGGCAGCGACAGCGATAGCGGCCGGCCCTGGCTGCTGGCCATCCAGTCGGCGTCGTAGGCGAAGGACTCGCCGTCCGGGCCATGCTCCCAGATGCCGGTCAGCCAGCCGTTCATCCACACGCCCAGCCGGCGCCGCAGCGCGCGTCGACCCATTTACCAGTCCTCCCCCGGCGCCGTCCGGGGCTTGCGCGAACGGGCCGGCCTGGCTGTCTTGGCGGCGGGCGGGGTTTTCGGGGCGTTGGCTTTCGGGGCTTTCGACGCCTTGGCCGCCGTCCCGGCATCGAGCTGGCCGCGCGGCGTCAGGGCCAGGTCCACCTCCAGTGCCTGCAGCGCCGCCAGCACGCGTGCCATGCTGGCCCGGCCGGGATTGGCTTCCAGCCGCGCGTAGCTCTGCTGGCTGACGCCCAGCCGCGCGGCCAGTTCGGCCTGGGTCAGGCCGCGCGCCTTGCGAAACCCCTGCAGCACGGGGCTGAGCTGGCTCAGGATGCGGATCGGGTAGGTCGTGGACATGGCGGGACAGGATGGATGGGGGCGGCCGACATCGTATCGGTTGTAAAGGCGTTTTACACCGTAAACGTTGTATTGGCAATTTACAACGTATTGGTTGTAAAACGCCGATACAACCGATAGGTTGTACGGGTTGGCGCGCCGGGCGCCGCCGGTCGCCTGGTGGCCCGGTGCCGTGCTACAGTCGCGGCCGATGGCGTCCGCCCGATCCGAACCCGAACCGCCGCCCATGCCAGAGCGCCCCGAGCCCACCAAGACCCCGGCGATGAACGTCAAGACCGCCTTGCGCGTGATCGAGATCATCGAGACCTTCGCGCGCGAGCGTCGCGCGCTGTCGCTGTCCGAACTGGCCCGCCTGCTGGCGGTGCCCGCGTCGAGCTGCCTGGCGCTGATCCGCACGCTGACCTCGCTCGGCTACCTCTACGAAACCGCGCGCCGCCAGGGCTACTACCCCACCGGCCGCCTGCTGGCGATGGCCCAGCAGATCGCCCGGCACGACCCCGTGCTGGACCGCGTGCACAGCACCATGAGCGAACTGCGCGATGCCACCGGCGAAACCATCGTCATCGGCAAGCTCCACGAAGGCACGGCGGTGGTCTATCTGGACGTGCTGGAGTCTCCGCACGCCATCCGCTACATCGCCACGGCCGGCGAGCGGCGCGAGCTGCATGCCAACTCCATCGGCAAGGCGCTGCTGGCCGCGATGGACGACGGGGAGCGCGCGGCGCTGCTGCCCCGCCTGACGTTCCAGCATTTCACGCCGCGCACGCTGACCACGCCGGACACGCTCGAAGCGGACCTGCGCCTGGCGCGCGAGCGCGGCGCCTATGTCAATCTCAGTGAATCAATGCCCGACGTGGGCGCGTTGGCGTGGCCGGTGCGGCTGTCCGGCGAGTGCTACGCGATCTCGATTGCCGGGCCGGTGTACCGGATCGAGCCCCATCTGGACCGCTACGCCGCCATCCTGCGCGCGGCCTGCGCGTCGCTGGAAAAGACCTGAACCGGCCGGCGGCCGGGGCGTTCAGTCGACCGTTTCGCGCGCATCCAGCCGCCAGCCCGTGGCCTGCGGCAACTCCAGTTCGTCGACCAGCGTGGCAGCCGCCAGCGCCAGCACGGCGTTCTTGCGCTGCCAAGTCAGCCCGTTGGCCTGTTCCAGCGGCGCCGGCACGGCCTGCACCACGTGACCCACCATCGTCTGGAACAGGTTGCCGCCATGGCACTTGATCCACGCTTCCTTGAGCGTCCAGAGCTGGAAGAACGCGAGCATGCGCGCATCGTCGTCGCCGCGCGCCAGCAGCGCCGGCAGCGCGGCCCGCTCGGCCTCGGTCGTGGTGGCCTCGATCAGCGTGTCGAGATGCTTGCGCGGCTGCAGTTCCTCGATGTCGACACCGACAGGCATGTCCGACACCGCGCATGCCAGATGGTCGCCCGAGTGGGCAATCGACACGAACACCGGCGTGCCCACCATCCCGCCCGTGTGCGTGGCCAGCGGCGGCGCATCCTCGGCCGCCGACAGCGCCCATTCGGACGCATCCCCGCCAAACGTCACCGCCAGCAGCCGGCGCGCCAGCCAGCGCCCGGCGGCAAACTGCTCCGCGCGCTGCTGCGCCCGCATCTCGGCCAGCCGCGCCAGTTCCTCCGGCGACATCCACCGGCTGACAGGCGGCGCCATGGCGGCAAAGGCCATGACCGATCCGGTGCGCAGGGCGAGCGGCATGGCTTTGGTCTCTATGGGCGGCGAGGCTGGGGGCGCCGTGCGTTACTGCGCCACGCGGGCGAAGGTGCCCTTGAGCGCCACGCCCACCACCACGGCGCCGGCATGGCATTCGTAGTCGGTGGCGTTCGCGTTGGTGTCCTTCCTGTAGTAGCTGACCATGTCGATCACGGCGTTGGCGCCGAGCGTCCTGGCCTTGTCCTGGAACGAGATCAGCGCCGACAACGCGGCCCATCGGCAGGCATCCTCGTCGCTCTTGCCCACGCCGTTGGTCTTGCGGTTCGATACGTCGCTGTCCTTCTTCTCCAGCACCGTCGGCGTGGGCGCTCCCGCCAGGTAGAACTTCACCGAGCCGTCGAGCTTTTCCTTGGCCTCGGGCATGTTGAGCACGTCTGCCAGGGGCAGCATGTACTTGGTATCGCGCGCCGCGGCAGGCGTCGAAAGCAGCGAAGCAGCACAGGCCACGGCGGCCAGCGGGAGAGCGAATTTCATTGATCTTCCTTTTTCTGGTTGTGGATCAGGTTGAAACAACTGCCGTACTGATGACTTGACTGCTGCCACTGGCGGGGCCCGCCCACCTTCAATCGGTCCAGCGGCGGAATACCAGCGAGGTGTTGATGCCGCCGAACGCGAAATTGTTGCTCATCACATGATCGGTGTCGATCCGGCGGCCCTCGCCCATGATGTAGTCGAGCGGCGCGCAGCGCGGATCGGGGTCCGACAGGTTGATCGTCGGCGCGAACCACCCGTCGCGCATCATCTCGATCGACATCCACGCCTCAAGCGCCCCGCAGGCGCCGAGCGTATGCCCCATGTAGCTCTTGAGCGAGCTGACCGGCACGCGGGCGCCCAGCACCTCGTGCGTGGCATGCGATTCGGCCACGTCGCCGTGGTCGGTTGCCGTGCCATGCGCGTTGACGTAGCCGATGGCCTCGGGCGACAGGCTGGCGTCTTCCAGCGCGAGCCGGATGGCATCGGCCATGGTCCGCGCCTGCGGCTGGGTGACGTGCGCGCCGTCGCTGTTGGTGCCGTAGCCGACGATCTCCGCCAGGATCCGCGCGCCGCGGGCCTGCGCATGCTCCAGCTCTTCCAGGACCAGCGTGCCGGCGCCCTCGCCAAGCACCAGGCCGTCGCGGTTCACATCGAACGGCCGGGGCGTGGTTTCCGGCGCATCGTTGCGCGTGCTCGTGGCAAACAGCGTGTCGAAGACCGCCGCTTCGGTCGCGTCCAGTTCTTCGGCGCCGCCCGCCAGCATCAACGTCTGACGGCCCGCGCGGATGGTCTCGAACGCGTACCCGATGCCGTGGCTGCCCGACGTGCACGCGCTCGACGTGGTCAGGATGCGGCCCGTGATGCCGAAGAACACGCCAATATTGACGGCCGTGGTGTGGGGCATCATGCGGATGTACGTGGTCGCGCTGATGTCCTCGGTAGTTCGGTCGACCATCATGCGGGCGAAATCCTGCACCGCCGCCGGCGAGCCGGTCGACGAACCATAGGCCACGCCCATGCGGCCACCGGTCACCAGCGGGCTGCCCGTCAGGCCGGCATCGGCCAGCGCGGCCTCGCTGGCCATCACGGCCATCAGCGACACGCGTCCCATCGACCGCGTCAGCTTGCGCGTGTAGTGCGACGGCGGCGTGAAAGCGGGCACGGGCGCGCCCAGCCACGTGTTCAGGCCGCGGATGTCCTCCCAATCCGGCATGCGGACCACGGCACTGCGCCCGCCGGCCAGGCGTTGGCGCACCGTGGCCCAGTCATTGCCCAGGGCGCTGATCGCCCCGGCGCCGGTTACGACGACCCGCTTCATCCGAACATCCCCCCGTTCACCGAAATCACCTGCCGTGTAATGTAACCGGCATCCGGCGACAGCAGGAAAGCCACCGTGGCGGCCACCTCGTCCGGCGTTCCCATCCGCCGGGCGGGGATCATTTTCAGCGCCTCCTCCAGCACATGCGCGTCCACCATCTCGGTGTCGATCAAGCCCGGCGCCACGCAGTTCACCGTGATCTGGCGCTTGGCCAGTTCGATCGCCAGCGCCTTGGTGGCGCCGATGATGCCGGCCTTGGCGGCGCTGTAGTTGGTCTGGCCCCGGTTGCCGACCAGCCCCGATACCGAAGACAGCGTGACAATACGGCCGGGCTGCCGCCGCTGCACCATCGGCATGACCAGCGGATTCAGCACGTTGTAGAACGCGTCGAGGTTGGTGTGCACGACGTCGTCCCATTCCTCGCCCGTCATGGCGGGAAATGCCGCGTCGCGGGCAATGCCGGCGTTGCACACCACCCCGTAGTAGCAGCCGTGCTTCTCGACGTCCGCGAGCAGCACTTCCGCCGTGGCGTCGCGCTGCGCGATGTCGAAGGCAAGCACGCGCGCGTTGCGGCCGAATGCCCGCACGGCATCGGCCACGGACTCCGCTTCGTCGCGGCGCGAGCGGTAATGCACCACCAGGTCGTAGCCGTCGCGCGCCAGGCGCAATGCGATGGCGCGGCCAATGCCCCGCGAGGATCCCGTGACCAGCACGGTCTTGTTCGTCATGCTTGCTGCCCCTGGAGAAAAGCCTCCGCATCCCCAGGCTGGAACACGGAAACGTTGGCGCGGGCCACTTCACGGCCATCCAGCGCCAGTGTGCAGGCGAACATGCCCAGGCCGTTGTCGCCCACCAGTTCGGCCTGCACGAAAATCGTCAGTACGCCGCCGACCGGGAATGCGGCCACGTCGCACGCGTAGCGGCGCGACCCGAGCAGAAAGCCGATGCCGGGCGCCCGCCCCGCCGCACGGTCCTTCACCCCGGCCCATGCCGCGATCGTCTGCGCCATGTATTCGATGCCGACCCAGCCAGGCATGCCGTCGTCGGCCACGAACAACTGCGTGGGACGCACCGTGGCACGCGCCACGCAGTGCTCCGCATCCGCCTCGACCAGTTCGTCGATCAGGCGCATGGCCCCGGCATGGGGCACCACCTCGGCCACCGGGGGCAACGGTATATGCGATATCGGTTCGGTTGTCGCCATCTTTACCCCTCCGCCAGCACCAGCACGCTGTTGCTGCCGCCAAACGCAAACGAATTGCTCATCACATGGCGCGCCGGCCGGCCCAGCGATTCGTCCGCACCCACCACATGCAGGGCCGGAAGCGTGGCGTCGGCCGCGCCATCCCACCAGTGCGCGGGCAGGCGCCCTTGCGGATTGTCGGTCAAGGTCAGGAACATCAGCGCGGCTTCCACCGCGCCGGCCGCCCCCAGCGTGTGGCCGGTCTGCGGCTTGGTGGAACTGACGGGCACGTCGGCGCCAAGCAGGTCCATCACGGCGCGGGACTCCATCGCGTCATTCTGTTCGGTCGCCGTGCCATGCAGGTTAAGGTAGTCGATATCGGCGGCCCGCAGGCCCGCGCGGTGCAGCGCCTGCGCCATGGCCGTCCGTGCGCCCAGCCCGTCCGGATGGGGCGCCGACATGTGATGCGCATCCGAAGTCTCGCCCCAGCCGGCCAGGCGCACCGGCCCGGCTTCGCGCGACATCAGGAACAATGCCGCCCCTTCGCCGAGGTTGATGCCATGACGATGGGCGGACAACGGATTGCAGCGCTCCGCGCTGATCGATTCCAGCGAACGGAACCCGGCAATCGTGAAGGCGCAGAGCGTGTCCACGCCGCCGGCAATGGCGACGTCGACCACGCCCTGCTCCAGCAGCCGGCCCGCCGCCGCCAGCGCCTTGGCACTGGAAGAACAGGCCGTGGAAATGGTATAGGCCGGCCCGGCCACCCCCAACGCCAGGGCGAGATACTGCGCCGGCGACCCCAGTTCCTGCTGGCCGTAGTGGAACGCCGCCGGCCACTGGCCGGTCTGCTGCCGTGCCCGTACGGCTGTCTCGCCGTCGCTGATGCCCGACGTGCTGGTGCCGAGCACGATCGCCACCCGCGTCGGGCCCACGCGCGCGACGGCTGCGTCCACGGCCGGCCGCAGCGCTGCCAGCGTGCGGTCCAGCAGCGCATTGTTGCGACTGAACAGCGCCGGCGGGACGCCTGCGGGCAGGTCGGACGCCGCAATCGGTTCGCGTACCGTCCCCAGGTGCAGCGGTGTGCCCGGCGTATAGCGGTCGGTGGTTTCGCCACCCGACGGCCCGTCGGTCCGCCAGAGCGCCGCGCGCACCGCATCGTTGCCGCTGCCGAGCGCGCAGATCACGTTCATCGCATTGAGATAGACCGTCATCGCGCGCCTCCTGTCTCCTGCAGCGTCCGAATCGTCAGCCGGTAGCCGTCGCGATGCTGCACGAACAGCGTGGTTCGGGCATCGGGATAACGGATTTCCGCGACGACCTCGTCACCGGCGCGCAACTGGCGCAACCCTGGCGAGGCATCCATCCGCCAGCCAGCGGGCAGTGCGGCCTGGATGGCCGGCACGGGCCACAGCGACAGTTGCAGATCACTGAGGATACGCTCGGGCAGCAGCTCCTGGGGCGCCCACGGCGCGCGCGTGACGCGCAGGTCGCGCCCGTCCCAGTCGAGCCGGGCCAGCACCTGCCCGCCCGCCACGGCGGCAAGCCGCGTGTGCTGTGCATCGGCCTCAAGCAAGGCCACGATGTCGCGCGTCTGTTCGCCTTGGGGCGACGGGTACTGCACGGTGATCTGCTGCTGCAGTTGCAGCGTCCGGCCCAGCGATGCAGGCGGCAGCCGCAGCAACGGTACCGCTTCGGCGGACAGTGTGCGGGCCGGCGGCTCCACGGCACGCGGCGCGGACGCGCAGCCAGCCAGCGCGAGCGTCCCCGCCAGTGCCACCCCTGCGATCCATCGGAGAAAAGGACTCAGGCCGTGCAAAGCTGCTCCAGCACCTTGAGACGCCGCTTCGATTCGGCCACGTACGGGTTATCCCGGTCCCACGCATAGCCGGCCAGGATCGAGGAAATCATCTGGCGGATCTCCGGCGTGCTGTCCGGATAGAAGATCACCTTCTGGAAGGTGCCGTCATACCAGCCCTCCACATAGGTGCGGAAGCAGTCCACGCCGCCCTTCAGCGGCCTGGCAAAGTCTGCGTCCCAGTCGACCTGCTCGCCCGCGAGTTGGCGCGCCACGCATGCCGCCGCCAGGCTGGCCGATTTGAATGCGATGGTCACGCCCGACGAGAACACCGGGTCGAGGAACTCGCCGGCATTGCCCAGCAGCGCATATCCCTTGCCCCACAGCGAACGGACATTGGCCGAGTAGCCGACGATCTGCCGGGCCGGCGTGTCCCAGTTGGCATTGCCCAGCAGCCCGGCCAGCCCCGGCTCCTCGAACACCAGCGTCTTGAGCCTGGCCATTTCGTCGCCGGGATAGCGGTCGAGGAACGACTTCTCCGCCACCACGCCCTGCGAGCAACGGCCATTCGAGAACGGAATCGTCCAGTACCAGACGTCGGTGTGCTCGGGATGCACGCTGATCAGGATCTTGTTGCGGTCGAACGCGCCCACCGGCACGCGATCCTCCACATGCGTGAAGATCGCGGCCCGCACCGGGAAGTTCGACGGCGATTCGAGCTGCAGCAGGCGCGGCAGGATGCGGCCGAAGCCGGACGCATCGAGCAGGAAGCGCGGCTCTACCAGGTAGGATTCGCCGTCCGGGGCGCGAACGGTCACCAGCGGCTGGGCGCCATTCACGTCGACGGCTTCCACCACATGCCGGAAGCGGACCTCGGCACCCTGCTTCTCGGCCTCGCGGATCAGCACGTTGTCGAAATCCGCGCGCTGCACCTGGTAGGTGGTGCCCCAGCCGGGCGAGAACTTGTCGCGGAAGTCGAACGCCGTATGGCGGCCCGCGTGCGAGAAGGCCGCGCCGTTCTTGTGCTGAAAGCCGGCCTCGACCACGGCCTGCAGCATCCCGGCCTCCTCGATATACGCCATGCTCTGCGGCAGCAGGCTCTCGCCGATCGAAAAGCGCGGAAACTGCTCCTTCTCGATCACCAGCACGCCAATGCCCCGCTTGCGCAGCAGCCCCGCCGCCACCGACCCCGCAGGACCGGCGCCGACGATCAGCACATCAACCTGTTCCTTCTTCATGAGGATCAACCCTGTTCAATGTTGTGATGGGGTGGACTGGCCGCCGGGCGAAACCACGGCGACAAGAACCATACGGCACCCACGCCCGTCAGCATGGTCATGCCAAACGCATGCAACGCCGGCGTCGACGACAGCGCGAGCAGGCCGAACGCAAGCAGCGTGCTGGCCGCGCCAAGGACGATGGCCGTCCACGACACGCCATCGCCCGGATGCTCCAGCAGAAAGATGCCGTAGTCGACACCCACGCCAAGCAGCAGTGCCAGCGCGAGCACCGAGAACAACTGCAACGGCACGTGCAGCCAGCCGAGCGCGGCCACGCTGATGGCCGCCGCCAGCAGCGTGGGCACCAGTGCGCGCCATCCGGCACGCCCGTAGCGCCACGCCAGCAACAGCGCAACCCCGGCCGCACCGGCCAGCAACAGCCAGCTCATCAGCACGCGGTAGTGGCGCAGCAGGCCCGACAGATCCGCGATG from Cupriavidus pauculus includes these protein-coding regions:
- a CDS encoding NAD(P)/FAD-dependent oxidoreductase, which codes for MKKEQVDVLIVGAGPAGSVAAGLLRKRGIGVLVIEKEQFPRFSIGESLLPQSMAYIEEAGMLQAVVEAGFQHKNGAAFSHAGRHTAFDFRDKFSPGWGTTYQVQRADFDNVLIREAEKQGAEVRFRHVVEAVDVNGAQPLVTVRAPDGESYLVEPRFLLDASGFGRILPRLLQLESPSNFPVRAAIFTHVEDRVPVGAFDRNKILISVHPEHTDVWYWTIPFSNGRCSQGVVAEKSFLDRYPGDEMARLKTLVFEEPGLAGLLGNANWDTPARQIVGYSANVRSLWGKGYALLGNAGEFLDPVFSSGVTIAFKSASLAAACVARQLAGEQVDWDADFARPLKGGVDCFRTYVEGWYDGTFQKVIFYPDSTPEIRQMISSILAGYAWDRDNPYVAESKRRLKVLEQLCTA